The Onychostoma macrolepis isolate SWU-2019 chromosome 18, ASM1243209v1, whole genome shotgun sequence genome includes the window AGTGCAACCTTAGACACACTGATGCCCTGACTGACCTCCGTGCGCAGATCAGTGAAACCGACGCATGCGCAGAGCCCACACTCACCTGTCGCACTTTAGCACACTATTCATCCAGCATCAATGGGAAACCGCACTATATTCCTTGTAAATAACTCACTTCACTGCGTGTCAAATGCCGAAGGGATCTGTCAGAACCAACGGACATGTCCGAAAGGTAGGAACAGTTTTCAACAATATCTCCTAATATGAAGCACATTTGCAGTTTTATTTCTGAACACAGTCTGGAACCGAAAAGGAGGAACGCGCACTCATATGGCTTTTAGTTTAGATTTCTCTGCTTGAATCGTCTTTGGAAGACTGCTGATATACTTTTCTGCGTAATTTATGGAAATTACCACTAGAACGTGAAGATCTACAGTTACGGCTAATTTATTcatggattaaaaataaattatcacGATATTGCCACAGTTATAAAGACATTATATAAACGAATGCCCtgttacaattattatattaggctactttgcAAAATAATGTGCAGCAGTTTCACATCACATAATACATAACCAATAGCCAATAACAGCGTTAAAATGTGAGCTGAAATTCTAAAATGTTCTGATATATTGTGCCGGTGCGCTCGGGTGTCGTGGGTGACTTTAATCCGGAGCAGGGTGCAGAGTTCACGGTAATCTACACCAGAACCTCAGCTCAGCGGATGTAAGGACGCGCGGGCTCTCATTACACACAGGCTGTGTCTCAGAACCTGCTGAGCGCGCTTCTTAGGCAGCACACTGTGCATGCAGCATTTTTGAGCGTCATATAATTAACATCTTgaattttataaacattttcatgTAATATGTTACACTCTCCTGCTGCCCAAAATGCCTTCTAGAtagtcagctcactaggttttgggaTACAAACAAGGACCTGTCTGTATTTGTGCAAATCTATTTAAATTTGTTGGTTACACACTCCATTATAAATGAACATTCGCTAATAGCTAGAAGTGTATTGAAATATACTGTGATTGAAATACTTCAGGTTTTAGACTGTGATCTGATCCGTTAAGCATCAGTCCTCTGTAATGTTTGTTAACGGCTCTCTCGCTCTAGTTCCTCTGGAGTGAACACCAGCAGTGAAAGTTTTCCCAAGTCTCACTCGCACTACTCTGAGTTAAGCGACACACACACTCCTTTCTCTGTGGAACTGACTCCAGACTCTGGCATTGTTGCCACTCCAGTAAGTCAATTCATAGTCATTCATGAAGTGTCATGTgtggtttgattgacagctcacGTGTCTATACGAACACTGAATGCTGTCATTGTGTTTGTTCCATGCAGTTGCCGTCCAGTCGGTTCAGGTTTGCCTCGTGGCACTGGCTAGAGGAGCATGATGTGCGTGGAGACCAGCTCGCCTGCCCCAGGGTCAGAGAGGGTAAGAGGTCATTCTGGGTCACCCtccttttatatattttttcagtgttaCCATACATAAAGCAATCACAGAACACACATCAATCGTCAAACAGGGCCTGCCGAAGACGAGCTGTCCGTTAAAAGTGAAGACATATTTCTCAAAGGAggaaggaggaagaggagggaaGATGAAGGACAGAAATGGGAGGAGAGACTCCAGGAGAACTGGGAGAACTGTGTGGTGAGACACCAAACTTtctactgtatctatctatctgttttataataattaatacttttattcagcaaggatcaaaccgatcaaaagtggcagtaaaggcatttaaaaTCTTACAAAAGAgttctattcaaaataaatgctcttctttttattcatcataAAATCCTAAATAAATGTGTCATGTATAAccacaaaaaatatgaagcagcacaattattttcaacatcgatactaataaaaaatgtttcttgagcagcaaatcagcatattagaatgatttctgaaggatcatgtgacactgaagactggagtaatgatgctgaaaattcagctttgatcacagaaagtatatttatttaaatatattaatatattcaaaaacagttattttaaattgtaataatatttcacaataatcctgtttttatggtattttttaacaaataaatgaagacttggtgagcataaaagaaaagaaatcttACAGACCCTAAACTATCTAGATATCTGTCTAGCGACCAGCTGGTTATCTTCGCATTGCATTTACGGTTCTGTCTCTGTGACCCCAGGTGCTGAACTTGTCTTATCAGGACTTGGGAGATCCGTACCAGCTGGAGAACTTCATCCGCATCCTGAGGAGACTGATCCGGGCGGAGCGTCTGCAGCTGGTGGATAACGCACTGAGAGATCTCAGCTCTGTCAGACTGCCAAGGTACAAAACTAACTTCTAAACTATAACAACTGAAACATGTTCTCATTTGAGTGCACATGAACATCATTCTGAACGCTGCTGACACTGTAAGTGAGTTTAGATGGAGATCTGGTTTGTGGTCTGTGGACCATATAACACAAACTCCCTCTTGATCTTTCCATGGATGCTGTCCTATTATATTGCATTGGTTGTTTTGCAACAGTATGTGTATGGCTGTGTAAAAATACATGTAGTGCAACTTTAGCTGCATGCTGTAATCTCATATGACgagtttattttacagtaagaAGGAAGCTGTTAATTATGTATTAGCATCAAACTCAGCATTTCAAAACAGCCTTAATCACATTATTTGATCTGAATATGAATCTTACTGATAGATGGTTAATTGCAAATATGCATTGCAAATTTTCTAATAATTTGAAATTCTGTGAGGTTTTGtgagaaaaaatgtaaaatttgatttatttaattgtcCTTCAGATATTCAAGCCTGAATGTTGCgctatgaaaatatgaaaaatatatttctcttAGTAAATTACAGTGGCTGTTTGGACACTAGATAATTAGACATTAATCCTGCTTGCTTTACTGTTTTGTCATCTAGACAATAATACAATTTCAGATGAGTTCAGTGTATATGAGGTAGAACATTGTGACATATTACAATCACTAGCAAATCTTGAATCTCGAGAATGTGCATTTGTTATAGATGTAAAATCCTGAATCTTCACCGGAACAACTTGACGTCCATTCGTCAGCTGCCAAATGTTCCTGAGATCCAGCACTTGTGCCTGTCTGAAAACAGTATTTCCTCTCTGGGCGAGCTGTCCCTGCTGAGAAGCACGCCGCTCCGGTCTCTGACACTCAAACGCAACCCCTGCCAGTTTCTGGAGGACTACCGCTCACGGTGAGAGGAATACAGAGATAAATGATGTTTCTTCAAGTTATACccttttgagaaaaaaaaagtatgtgtcagcatgcttttaaaaaaaaaatttaaataacaaatttaaGAGCAAACTGAATGTAATCCTTTCAGACACTTGATTGCATGTTATtagcaattaaaataaaatgtattataatttacatttatattaaatgcaattattttttgaCCCAAATTAAGTAGGACTTTAAGTGCATCTTTCTATGTAATTTCTTGTGTTGTGTTGtactgttccaaacctgtatgaattttcttctgttgaacacaaaataagatgttGGTaaccatactatggaagtcaatggctaccaatAATTAGTTATCGACAATATAGGAATATCTTTTATGTTTCACACAGTAACGTAACAGCTTGAGGGTGAGtgcatgatgacagaattttcattttcgggtgaactatgtttttatgtttgtaaagaAACAGACATGGAAGTGTTCTCTAtgtacacttaagtggccttttatttaattaatattatattatctgcaagtagttttaaaaacatatatatatatatatatacttttaagatttgtagtgcactacaagtgcacattcaatgcAGTTGAGTGCActtttttcacaagggtatATAAAAGAACACCACTGAGCTTTTAATAACTTGCTGTCAAAAAGATGACTGATTAAAACTAATCAGCTAATTACAGCTTTTAATTCATCTAAAAAGCCATACAGCATCTGTCTCCAAAATCACATTATGTCCCAAGTTAATAGCTATGGCAGAAGATAATATCGTAATTTACTAAACAAGAGCTGaccaaaaatgtcaataaatcTTTCCAAGGGTTCAAAGAGAGCCAAGAGAATAATTTCTAAGTCTGTCTAATCTAACCTTGAGATTCGTTTCCTCTGCAGTGTGTTCTCCTGTTTGCCAAAACTCCAAGTTCTGGATGGCATCCCAAAGCTACCGGATGATTCCGTGCCTCCCTCTTCTCCGGCAGCGTCCAGATTTTGTACCATTCTCTGATGTTGAAACAACTGAACCTGAAGCCAAGATCCAGTGTACTGTACTGTCAGAGTGAACCGAAAGCTCTATAAATGCATTGTATATAGTTGTGCGTATACTCATTTGggctgttaaaaatgtatttatacgACTTATTAAAGCTATTTTTGTACCTTTACTTCACATTTCATGTACTCAAAATAAACCTGCACTGACTTCAGACAGCAGCAGCCAAGATATAAATGAGAAAAGACTATTTATCAGACATTTTAACAGCTACTCACAGAATGGATCATAGCGCATCTGTTCAGGTCACAGTGTGTCTGTTGCGTGTAATTCAGGATATTTGGTTGCTCAATGACCAGCCAAGCCTGGGCTTTGTTGGGTTCACACTTTGTCCTGAGGACTGTTTTGACAGACGAGTCCGTTCTTGGGTGGTATCGCCTATTGCCCGGCTGACATGGTGTGAAGAAGGAGCACAGAGATTAAATCAGATacggtcatgtgacactgttaGCAGCAGATAACTGATGATGTCACAGCACGTGTTGGCTAAGCGTTTCATGTTCTCATGCACTGAACCACATAGGAACAATATCTTAGATTGAAATTAAAACCGTAAAAGTGGTTGGGTAGGAAAAACGTGGCCTTGTTTTGTACATCATGGTCAGACATTCTAATACGCTTAGCGTGAAAAACGCTTAACgtggcttaatgcattaaaacagtgtttttaaaagaccaaactcagtaaacacattattaataaaacatatgtACAGACAAGCAGATGAGCCCAGAATGCGAAGGCAATGTGTGTAATTACACGTTAAGGAAAACGCTTAACATGGCTAAATgatttattgtgatttattaataatgtttgagtttggtgtttttaaaaacactgttttattgcAATGAGCcacaataactgttttctatgggaggaaaacgCTTCATGCGTAATTAAACACGTTGCATTCGTATTATGGGCTCATATCTGCCTGTCTGTACAtagtatgatttattaataatgtttattgaGTTTATTGAGCTGGGGTAGGACAATTCTAAGGGCCCAGCGTTAGAGGGGGGCCCCCCGAGGGGGGGAAAGCGATTTCAAATGAGTAGGAATACCATCCACCtataagcttttatttaagttttaccAGTCGCAAATGCTAACACAAATAAACCACGTACAGCAACAGTGCGCCATTTGTATCGTTCAGTTCAGAGCCATTGAGAAAACGGTTGAGTCGAGTCGACATTTGTAGGCATTAGGCAACGTCTTGGTCATACATACTAGTTTTTTATCAGACATAATAAGAGCACAAAATcatgtgtacatttttaaagtccGCGTGAACCAGAAGTTGCTGTCaactttatttcagtgtttacaGACAACAATAAAGGTTTTTTCATGGTTTACCTGTTGCAACCACTAGTTTCGTTCATGAATCTTTTAGATAACTGGCGTTTAGCTGACTGACCCCGATAGCATACGTACATCATGGAGACATcatttttagagtgtttgcaCATCTGCAATATGTCTATAGGacgtttcattttaaatatcaaataatgtctttaatatgtttatgatttagaatgtatgtaaaactgacatcttacagacgtctgtcagatgtttgtagacagcagatgctttccagatcaagcgatctttaacagacatcttgcagacgtgcgtgtgctatctgggacgCATTGAGTGTGACATAAACCTTGATCGACTGCAATACATTAAGGcatgaatgcaaaaaaataaatcttaaaaaaaaaaaaaaaaaaactcttgcaAGACTCTTCATAATTCACGCACTGGCTATATAACCACAGCATATGTTTACGGTTTAATACACATTCAGTAGCCATTCATGACCCGCCATTGTCCTGTGAAGTTCAGCTTATCCTTACAGGGGCGATGACTAATTCATATGCActtcagtgttttgttttaattttggtgTCAATTTCAGCACAGCTGAAACCCGAGCTGAAGAGACAGGAGAACAGAGAAACGAGAGATCTGACAAAATTATACAGCTTATTAAATCTGTGAAGCGGCTTTGTTTGTCAGCAGCAGAACCCCGCTTCCCTACGGagagcattttttgcagtgtttccAAAAGGATTCTCTACAGCTGCCTGacaaacaaaatgaacacagtgcAGATATATGCTAGTGGCACTGAACACCAGAAAACCAAAAtggctatatatataaaataaataacagcagaaGATACAGAGAGGCAACGGAACACAAAATACAACACACAACcaatttttgtactttttatgatgaaaacagtttttgggATAATCTCAGTTTATGTTGTTGGACTATTTCTAAAGCTCTCATCGGTCTACAAATCTACACGGTCCCTCTGTCACTTACTGCAGCTTCTCATCAGCCTTCCAGAAACTGCAGGATGAAAGCAGTGTTATTTTGCTTTGGGTTTATTTTTACGTTTATGTCAGACGAAGAGATTTTTCCTCTCTGCTCAAGGTCACCAAACATCAAAACATCGGTGCGCCCGCCAGACTTTGTGCATGATTAAAAGAGGATGAGCATTAAATCCTTCACCCATTTTTATTTCGCTCACATGGCCATTATCAACAAAACGccacaaaaatatttctcaCAATAGTTATATTTGACTTCCTTTTACAAAacttgagagaaaaaaaaaaaactatacacatatagatatttattttaaatataaaatattaaagctgAACACTTAACAGGAAAGCTTGTTTATTACCAATATTACATCAGCTAATAAATCTAAAAATCGTAACAAAAGTGACAaaagattatttcattttttataatgtatgtaaaaacaacaacaacaaaaaaaaacaagacaaaataaataaaaattttcaatATTGTAGTGATTTAGCATACATTCAGAACAAATCATTTTGAGTAAGCTATTCCAGCAATTTTGTTTACCCATCACATATTAAAaatttacatctgaatattGTCTCCTTAATTCTCATTTCAATGTGGCATTAATTTTTCTGCTGTCTGATGTCTCATGTTAAAGTCTAACAGTGAGACTTAGAGAACCAGGTCCAGTAACACTTGTACTAGTTTATACTAGAATAGTTGTTGACagaccaaaaacaaacaaaccaaaaaaaaatgtgtttccatAACAGAGACATTCGACAAAGATGTCAGGAACTGATTCATCCTGGCAAGATAGGTAACATTTTTCTCTTATAAACTCTATGAGGCACTTGGTGAAAAGCAGATGAATATCAGTCTTTAACTGAATGATTTTGGTTCACGTCTAGGCAGCATATAATTCAACTATGGTTaataaacacatacagtaactttaaaaaaaacttgagcATTCGACAGCTACAGTTCTCAGCTTGAATTACATGTAAACATTCATTTAGTTCATCTATTGACCCAAGCATCTTGCCAAACCCATCCTGAATTATTCATCAACAAGATGGATGAATTAACACCATAAATTTGGGCGGGGCCAGGTGAGGATTCGATGCTGATTGGTGACTGCTGCCAGTCCATCAAAATCAGtctaaactattaaaataaggCTGTTTCATGTCAAAGATGGAATATATCTTGCATGTGGAGCACAAGTAACCAAAAATGGCACTTGGCAAAACTTTCAGTGCAAGAGTTTCTGGTGGTTAAAATCTGTGCTTTCAGATTCGCAGTCCAGTCGAAGAAATCAAATGCAAGATATGAGAGCATTTAAATGGAACTTATTCACAAGAAACGATAGACAGACGTACAGTAAAGGCAGACAGCAGGGCGTTTGGTCTGTAAGTGGTTGGGCGTTTTGGTGGATCTCGGTTTCAGAGTCACACAGACCGGAAGTGAAACCGGTTTACTATTCATCAGGACCCAACGGAACCGTTTCCGGCACAATGTTTGAGAATATTGGGTGGGAAACCCAATCCAAACAGCTGGCAGCGACTGGCTGTCCTTCTTTTCAATCACATCACATTTCTGCCCTGCGATTGGGTTTATCACCGTTGCCTTCTTCTTCCTCCTCATCTTCGTAGTTCTCCTCATTGGGATGCAGGGCGGGCTGATTATCCTGCTTCACCGCTACATCCTGATCTCTGGCCTCATCCTGGacagaaacaaacagaaaatattcaaatatgcaaatatggttgcttgcaaaaaaataaagtgatGGGTTTGGaccaacatgagggtgagtacatattttatgtttataaaatgacatattttatgacatatattaaatattgggtGACCTTTCTATTTAAATGTGCACAGATGTGAATAAACATTCCCTGTATCTAAGAGATGAGGTGAAAATGGAGGAAGGACTCATGGCAGTAACTGGACACCGCTGCAATCGATCTGACTCACCCAACTGTGGCGCTGCCACCAGTCTACAGTTACAGCGGCAGCTTGTACAAAAGAATAAGtgaaaacatacacacataagCAATACATAACTATCTGTGATATATTACAGTGACAGAGACCatgaaatgtttaaacagtCTTGGAACAAACAGCTTAACTTTTTTGACAAGAAACAAAATTATTGCGAATTTTTGATACTCTAAAATAAGTTGGTAATTTATGTCATTAACAATTATATACAATCTTTAAAAGATAGTTATGTATTTGatgtattaaatatacatataccaCCACTTAAAATTTCATGGTAAGATCTTctaatgtttttgaagtctcttatgctcatcaaggctgcatttatttgctctaTAAATTTGAGCATTGAATAAATTagcatttattcctgtgacgcaaagctgaattttcagtatcattactcaaGTAATGGAgtcacttgatccttcagaaatcattctgatatatgctgatttgctgctcaagatttttattttttcttattatcagtgttgaaaatcttgtgatgcttaatatttgtgagaaaacatatttatgtgaggattttttgatgaatctAAAGTTCAAAACTGGTAAACATTGTGAATatctttgtcacttttgatcgatttaatgcatccctgcagaaaaaaaaaataatacaaaaaatctaattgaccccaaatttttgaatattAGCATATATAGACTGAATAAATGTACACAATCAAAAGgaagaaatattaaatacaaaaagttCCTcaaacatacataaacattactGGCAAACTTTCTTTACTTGCAAAGTGGGACATCTAGTACCCActgtacataaaatatttatccagttaaaaatatatgtaatgtaatcatgcataatgtatataatatgtgATGTAATCAACTAGAGCATTACTAGGTTGTTAAGGTGTGCCTTTATAATGCAGTTGCCTTGCATTG containing:
- the LOC131524639 gene encoding dynein axonemal assembly factor 11 isoform X2, with the translated sequence MPKGSVRTNGHVRKLPSSRFRFASWHWLEEHDVRGDQLACPRVREGPAEDELSVKSEDIFLKGGRRKRREDEGQKWEERLQENWENCVVLNLSYQDLGDPYQLENFIRILRRLIRAERLQLVDNALRDLSSVRLPRCKILNLHRNNLTSIRQLPNVPEIQHLCLSENSISSLGELSLLRSTPLRSLTLKRNPCQFLEDYRSRVFSCLPKLQVLDGIPKLPDDSVPPSSPAASRFCTIL
- the LOC131524639 gene encoding uncharacterized protein LOC131524639 isoform X1 translates to MSESSSGVNTSSESFPKSHSHYSELSDTHTPFSVELTPDSGIVATPLPSSRFRFASWHWLEEHDVRGDQLACPRVREGPAEDELSVKSEDIFLKGGRRKRREDEGQKWEERLQENWENCVVLNLSYQDLGDPYQLENFIRILRRLIRAERLQLVDNALRDLSSVRLPRCKILNLHRNNLTSIRQLPNVPEIQHLCLSENSISSLGELSLLRSTPLRSLTLKRNPCQFLEDYRSRVFSCLPKLQVLDGIPKLPDDSVPPSSPAASRFCTIL